The Acidobacteriota bacterium genomic interval GCCTCCGAGCATAAAGAGCACCATCAGTGCCAGCGGCATGGCCAGTGCAAAAAATACGTAGGGACTGCGCCGCATGTAGTCGTACTCTTTGCTCGCCACCGCCATCGCCGGCGTGTCGCCGCACGGCCAGCGCACCCGCACCCGCTCCGGCAGCGCCGGCGCCATCGGACGGCGTGGCGCGGGCGCATTCGGCACGGCCTCGCTGATCACCTCGCCCGCATACTCCGCGTGCAGCCGCAGGTTCAGCAGCTTCAGCACAATCGCCGCGCACACCGCCAGCAGCACCAGCGCCCCGATGCTCAGCAGCACGTGCCCCGCCGTGCCCGCTGCCAAAACCTTGGCGGGCAGGCCGGGTGGCAGCCACGACGCCAATGGTACGAACAGCGGCAGGTGCGCCGCCGCCGCGGCATTCGTGCGCAACCGGTGCGTGATCGGCCCGAGAAAATCGATCCCGATGATGACGATGAAAAACACCACCGCCAGCATCTCGCGCGTGCGCCGCTTCGCCAGCCATCGCTCCAGCCAGGCGGCAATCATCTGTGTCAGCAGCAGATTGAAGGCGACATACAGCAGCCCGGCCAGAATCGCCGGCGCCGCCAGCCGAGGCCGCGCGATAGTGACGCCGATCATCAGCCCCAGCGTGCACAACGCGCCCACCAGATTGGCCACATCGAAGGAGCCATACAGCACGCGCACAAAGCTGTAGGCCCGGAAATTCAGCGGATAGCGGGTCAGGTGGCTCAGGTCGGGATGGTCGGCGAACGCCGTCGCTGCCAGCGGAAAAATCTGCCAGAACAGAAACAGCGGCCACAGCAGCATCCCCAGCCAGATGGCCTCGCCATTGTGAACGAAGTGCCAGCCGCCAATAGCGAACCCGATCGCCCCGCCCACCCCCAGAATCGTGAACCAGATGCCCGCCCACGCGTGCGAAATCGCCTCCAGCGCCCCGCGCGTGGTCCGCATCCCGTTCATCATGAGCTGCCAGCGCACCCCCAGAATGGCGCGGAGTTGATCTTGCAGCCGCAGCGGCGCCGCTGCGGTCAGCTCAGCCACGACAACTCCTGCGTCACTCCTTGCCCCGAACCCACAATCCGCAGAAAAATCTGCTCCAGCGTCAGCCGCTCCGCTGCCGCTCCTGCGGCTTCGCCGCCTTCGCCGGCCGCCACCGCTTCCGCCGCTACGCCTTGCCGCAATTGCTCGAGCGATCCCTGCGCCACGAGCTTGCCGTGATGAATGATGGCCACGTGACTGCACAGGCGCTCGACAATTTCCAGCACATGGCTGGTCAAAAATATCGTCGCCCCGCGCGCAATCATGTTTTGCAGCATGGTCTTGAGCGTCATCGCTGCCACCGCGTCCACGCCCTCGAACGGCTCATCCAGAAACAGCACCTTCGGCCCGTGAATCACCGCCGCCGCCAGCGCCAGCTTCTTCTGCATGCCGTGCGAGTAATCGGCAATCAGTTTGCGTCCCGCGTCGGTAAGCTGCATGAACTCCAGCAGTTCGCCCGACCGCCGCGCCGCCGTCACCCGGTCGAGCCCGTACATGCGGCCGACGAAGTTTAGATATTCCGCCCCCGTCAGCCGGCTGAACAGCGCCATCCCTTCCGGCACCACTCCAATCTGCCTTTTGACCTCAACCGGATGGCTAAACAGATCCAGCCCCAGAATGCTCACCCCGCCGCTGCTCGGCGCCAGCAGTCCCGTCAGCATCTTGATCGTGGTCGATTTGCCCGCGCCATTCGGCCCCAGAAACCCAAAAAACTGCCCCGGTGCGACTGCCAGCGTCACATTGTCCACCGCCGTAAAGGTCCCAAACGTCCGCGTCAGGGCATTCGTTGCGACCGCAACCGCCTCATCCATCCCCAAAATGTAGCACGCCGTTGCTCAGCGCCTGATACCATAGCTGGCTATGGGGAATGAAACGCTACAGGGGGCCCTCGAACTGCTCGTTCTCAAAACCCTCGAGCGTGCGCCCAAAGACGGCATGCATGGCTTCGGCATCGCCGAGCATATCCTGGCGGCCTCCAACGATCTGCTGCGCGTCGAAGAAGGCTCACTCTATCCGGCGCTGCACCGCATGGAGCAGCAGGACTGGATCGCCTCCACCTGGGGCGTTACCGCGAACAAGCGCCGGGCACGCTACTACCGCCTCCGCCCCGCCGGCCGCCGCGAGCTCGAGCGCCAGCGCGCCGGCTGGCGCCAGACCGCGGGCGCCGTGACGTCGTTTCTGGAGGCCTAAGCCATGCGCCGCTACTGGAACCTGTTCCGCCGCAACCGTCTCGTCCGCGACATCGCCGAGGAACTCGCCACCCACGCTGCCATGCTCGAAGAAGCCAACCGGTCCACGGGCGCGAATCGCCGCCTCGGCAACGATCTCGCCCTGCGCGAGCGCACCCGCGCCGCCGATGTGCACGTCTGGCTCGACGAGCTGCTGCGCGATATCGGCTTCGCCCGCCGCTCCCTCTGGCGCGCCCGCGGCTTCGCCGCCGTCGCCGTGCTCACTCTCGCCCTCGGCATCGGCGCCACCACCGCCATGTTCAGCGTAGTCCGCACCGTGGTGCTCGATCCGCTGCCCTATCCTGGCGCCGCGCGCCTGGTGAGCGTGCGTATGTACGAATCCTGGCAGGGCAAGCGCCGCCTCATCGTAAATCTGCCCACACAAGTCCTGCAGGCGCTCAGCAGGAGCCGCGCCTTCACCAGCGTCGGTATCGTGG includes:
- a CDS encoding ABC transporter ATP-binding protein, producing the protein MDEAVAVATNALTRTFGTFTAVDNVTLAVAPGQFFGFLGPNGAGKSTTIKMLTGLLAPSSGGVSILGLDLFSHPVEVKRQIGVVPEGMALFSRLTGAEYLNFVGRMYGLDRVTAARRSGELLEFMQLTDAGRKLIADYSHGMQKKLALAAAVIHGPKVLFLDEPFEGVDAVAAMTLKTMLQNMIARGATIFLTSHVLEIVERLCSHVAIIHHGKLVAQGSLEQLRQGVAAEAVAAGEGGEAAGAAAERLTLEQIFLRIVGSGQGVTQELSWLS
- a CDS encoding PadR family transcriptional regulator translates to MGNETLQGALELLVLKTLERAPKDGMHGFGIAEHILAASNDLLRVEEGSLYPALHRMEQQDWIASTWGVTANKRRARYYRLRPAGRRELERQRAGWRQTAGAVTSFLEA